CAACAACAATTGGAGGTTAAAGTGATGGAACATTTATTTAATTTAATGCTGGTACTAGGTGATGCACCTACTATTAATCCACTTGGTCAATGGGTTAATAAAGAAGTTGGTACTGCAATTGGTATTATTGTATTGGTGATTGGTTGTGTTAAGTGGGCAACAGGTAAGTATGGGCATATGCTTGCATTGTTTGTGATTGGTGGTTTGATGTTCTTGATTTCCAAAGGTCCTGAAACAGTGTTTAATTCAGTATCAGGGCTTTGGAAGTTGATTTTTGGGAGCTGATCGATATGGATAAAAAAGCTTACAATTTGAAACGAACATTTGAACAGCCGATTGTGATGTATGAATTTACAGGAAGTTACCGGTGGTCAAAAGGTATTCGTTTAGACTGGGTCGGTACGTTGTTTGTGATTGAATTGATTTTAATATTATTATATCTTAAGGCTGGATTTAATACATTAACGTCTTTAGTACCAGGTTTAACGATTATTTATTTTACAGTACTCCCCTATTATATGACGAAGCAATTAGTAAAATTAAAACAAGATGGTAAGAAACTGATATTCTTTCTTTGGGATTTTATGATGTATGTGTTTAACATTCAAATGCGCAATGTACATTATGCATATGATGAAGAAGTGAAATATCATGACAAGAAAATAATTAAATTGAAATAGTCCCTAACGGGGCTATTTTTAATGGAGGGATGACATGGAGTTAAAAGCCCCCTATGCAGGGATGAAAAATAATTTGTTATTAACGAAAAGCGGTGAAGTTTGGGCGTATTATCGTATTCGTTCTGAATCTATTTCAACAGCCAATTACGATAAAAAAGAAGCTTCAAAAAAACGTATGAAATATTTTCTTGAATCGATTAAAGGTTATCAGGATTTTCATTTTGAAATGTATGAGCATGATTTAGATTTACGTAATAAATTTAAAGAAATTAGTCAAGACTTTGATGATTCAGCGTTTGATGTGGCTAATTATTATGCCCAAGAAACGATTGATGTGTTAGAACAAGAATTACAAATGATTACACGTAACTCGTTTGTCATGGGTGTGAAACTTCGAGAATTAAGTGATGATGCGATTTCGATTAAAGAAATGCTTAAGAGTACATTATCAGATACAGCGGAACGAATGATTTCGAATTTTGGTTTTAATGTTTCATTAGATGAAAAAGTATTAAGTCGTTATGAAGTGTTTGAACGAGAACTTGCGGATAGTTTTTTAAGTATTGAGGGTGAACGCTTAACTGAAAATGAGCTTGCTTATATCGTGCGTAAGCCATTTATTTCAAATGCGACGCATGATGTACAAGAGGAATCATCAAGACGTGCCGTAACAGATGTATGTAATGTGGTGATTGACCCTACAAATATGCGTGTATTGAAAGTGACAAATGAAAATGAAACATTCTATACAACAACAATTGTTGTTGACGACTTTCCACTTGATATGGAATTTACACATATTTATGAAAAAGCACAAAATATGCCGTTCCCTGTGGAATGTCATGTAAAAGCAAAAATTGTTGAGAATGATAAAGTAAAAAAGAAATTTGATCGTGCAAAAATTAATCATAAAGCACAAGCAAGAGAAAAACAATCAGCTGGTGATAATGCATCTGAAGATATTCAAGATAATTTATTCGTATTAGAACAAATGGAAAAAGAAGTGACAGGTTCAGGTGTATTTATGGAGTGGTCTTGTTCATTTGTGATTAAGAGCGATAATTTAAAGGATTGTAAGCGTAAAGCGAAACGTTTAATTAAACGTTTAAAAGAAACAAATATTTATGCGGTTAATCCATTAGCTGACCAATTACAACTTTATTATCAAATTTTACATGGCAATCCATTGTTTATTAATAAATATTGGGTGCAACGTACGACAGCAACTGGGATTGCAGAAAATTTATTTGGCGTGTCGCAAAGTTTAGGTACAAAAACTGGTTTTTATATCGGACGTATTGATAAGTTTATACGTTCTGTTTCACGTGAGGAAGCCGTTGCAAGTTCAAGAGATATTATTTTATTTAGTTTATTATTAGCAGCCAAAGGTATATCAGGAGCAGTCAGTGATAGCCCACACGTATTAATCACAGGTCAAACAGGTAAAGGTAAATCATTTTTAGCTAAGTTACTTTGGATATATACATCATTCTTTAAAGGTCAAATGATTTATTGGGACCCGAAAAGTGAATTTGCAGATTGGTTTAATAAAATTACAGAAAGTG
This is a stretch of genomic DNA from Staphylococcus roterodami. It encodes these proteins:
- a CDS encoding conjugal transfer protein, producing the protein MDKKAYNLKRTFEQPIVMYEFTGSYRWSKGIRLDWVGTLFVIELILILLYLKAGFNTLTSLVPGLTIIYFTVLPYYMTKQLVKLKQDGKKLIFFLWDFMMYVFNIQMRNVHYAYDEEVKYHDKKIIKLK
- a CDS encoding TcpD family membrane protein; protein product: MEHLFNLMLVLGDAPTINPLGQWVNKEVGTAIGIIVLVIGCVKWATGKYGHMLALFVIGGLMFLISKGPETVFNSVSGLWKLIFGS
- a CDS encoding ATP-binding protein — translated: MELKAPYAGMKNNLLLTKSGEVWAYYRIRSESISTANYDKKEASKKRMKYFLESIKGYQDFHFEMYEHDLDLRNKFKEISQDFDDSAFDVANYYAQETIDVLEQELQMITRNSFVMGVKLRELSDDAISIKEMLKSTLSDTAERMISNFGFNVSLDEKVLSRYEVFERELADSFLSIEGERLTENELAYIVRKPFISNATHDVQEESSRRAVTDVCNVVIDPTNMRVLKVTNENETFYTTTIVVDDFPLDMEFTHIYEKAQNMPFPVECHVKAKIVENDKVKKKFDRAKINHKAQAREKQSAGDNASEDIQDNLFVLEQMEKEVTGSGVFMEWSCSFVIKSDNLKDCKRKAKRLIKRLKETNIYAVNPLADQLQLYYQILHGNPLFINKYWVQRTTATGIAENLFGVSQSLGTKTGFYIGRIDKFIRSVSREEAVASSRDIILFSLLLAAKGISGAVSDSPHVLITGQTGKGKSFLAKLLWIYTSFFKGQMIYWDPKSEFADWFNKITESEDMQRKYPLFVNHLKTFKYVTLDYKKPSNYGCLDPIVFLDGIEANEMLKSVFDEIKSFENEHRVETAIYRAITETVEEREKGQQVGSLDVIKKLQNDEDEHVSQAGDLLFEKTQNNILKLVFSDGSNPALNIQEKATILQVQGLDMPKAGDDPSGYSTGEKNGITLMLLIGKFLQKFGSRRQIQTTLFIDEGWAFSASRQGKKVAKGIKRMGRSENNSLVFITQSVKDKADEDGGNFGCHFAFDEKDEREDILKSLGLEYSKESPENMEMLKDLKKGQCIFSDFYGRVGKMVVHCPFEEMTEAFRTQEDSASSKAEEKFAI